GGAGCAGGAGACAAAGGACCTCGTCTTTCATGCCGCCCTGGTTCGCAAGAATCTTTTGCTGGATGGTCCGAATCGCCTTTTCATCCGCAACCGATTCGGTCAGCAACTCAAGCAACTGCTTTCGTAACTGCATCGTTTCCCGGCGGATGCGATCGGTGTTGGTCTTGAAGACCTGCACATAGGGTTCCAGCGCCTTCCATTGTTCGGGAGTCACCTGGATTCCTTCATACCGCGCTCTAAGAAGTTGGTCTTCCGAGCGACGGGGCATTTCTGGCGACGCCGG
This sequence is a window from Paucidesulfovibrio longus DSM 6739. Protein-coding genes within it:
- a CDS encoding periplasmic heavy metal sensor — translated: MHYLKRSLLALSVGLNIAFVLFWGMQYLQGQYPASPEMPRRSEDQLLRARYEGIQVTPEQWKALEPYVQVFKTNTDRIRRETMQLRKQLLELLTESVADEKAIRTIQQKILANQGGMKDEVLCLLLHEKRVLRPNQFSGLIQAIRDYGGHRPGFGIMTGGKPERD